From Serinus canaria isolate serCan28SL12 chromosome 26, serCan2020, whole genome shotgun sequence, one genomic window encodes:
- the LOC103822456 gene encoding LOW QUALITY PROTEIN: copine-5 (The sequence of the model RefSeq protein was modified relative to this genomic sequence to represent the inferred CDS: deleted 1 base in 1 codon), protein MAGLGASEPGTGPGPVPASRVELTVSCRQLLDRDTFSKSDPICVLYTQHPGSHQWREFGRTEVIDNSLNPDFLHKFVLDYCFEERQNLRFDLYDVDSKSPDLSKHDFLGQAFCTLGEIVGSAGSRLEKPLTMGTATMHPRARRPAPAASHGGIPGKKCGTIILLAEELGNCRDVATLQFCANKLDKKDFFGKSDPFMVFYRSNEDGTFTICHKTEVVRNTLNPIWAAFAIPVRALCNGDHDRAIKVEVYDWDRDGSHDFIGEFTTSYRELARGQSHFNVYEVVNPRKKMKKKKYQNSGTVTLLSFAVEAEHTFLDYIRGGTQLNFTVAIDFTASNGNPSQPTSLHYLSPFQLNAYSLALRAVGDIIQDYDSDKMFPALGFGAKVPPDGHVSHEFPLNGDASNPACHGIAGVLEAYQRSLRHVQLYGPTNFAPVVNHVARSAATVLDGSQYFVLLIITDGVISDMAQTKEAIVNAAKLPMSIIIVGVGQAEFDAMVELDGDDIRISSRGKVAERDIVQFVPFRDYMMGGPGAGLSMAGLAREVLAEIPDQLLSYMKARGIKPPPIPPMSPETLPA, encoded by the exons ATGGCGGGCCTGGGCGCCTCGGAACCGGGCACCGGACCCGGTCCTGTCCCGGCCTCTCGCGTGGAACTCACTGTGTCCTGCAG gcagctcctggacagggacaccttctccAAGTCGGATCCAA TCTGTGTGCTGTACACGCAGCACCCTGGCAGCCACCAATGGCGGGAG ttTGGCCGGACTGAGGTCATTGACAATTCCCTGAATCCAGACTTCCTGCACAAGTTTGTCCTCGATTATTGCTTTGAGGAGCGGCAGAACCTGCGCTTTGACCT GTATGATGTGGATTCCAAGAGCCCTGACCTCTCCAAGCAT GATTTCCTGGGCCAGGCATTCTGCACCCTTGGGGAGATTGTGGGCTCAGCCGGCAGCCGGCTGGAGAAGCCCCTGAC gatggggacagccaCCATGCACCCCCGGGCCAGAAGacctgccccagctgcctcccATGG TGGCATTCCGGGGAAGAAGTGTGGCACCATCATACTCCTCGCTGAAGAGTTGGGAAACTGCCGG GATGTGGCCACACTCCAGTTCTGTGCCAACAAGCTGGATAAGAAGGATTTCTTCGGAAAATCTGACCCCTTCATGGTCTTCTACCGCAGCAACGAAGACGGGAC TTTCACCATCTGCCACAAGACAGAAGTGGTGCGGAACACACTGAACCCCATCTGGGCAGCCTTTGCCATTCCTGTGCGTGCCCTCTGCAATGGGGATCATGACCG AGCCATCAAGGTGGAGGTATATGACTGGGACCGTGATGGCAG CCACGACTTCATCGGGGAGTTCACCACCAGCTACCGGGAGCTGGCACGAGGCCAGAGCCACTTCAATGTGTACGAG gtggtGAACCCCcggaagaagatgaagaagaagaagtaCCAGAACTCAGGGACA GTGACACTGCTGTCCTTTGCTGTGGAGGCCGAGCACACCTTCCTGGACTACATCAGGGGCGG GACCCAGCTCAACTTCACAGTGGCCATAGACTTCACAGCATCCAATG GGAACCCCTCGCAGCCCACGTCCCTGCACTACCTGAGCCCCTTCCAGCTGAATGCCTacagcctggcactgagggcCGTGGGGGACATCATCCAGGACTACGACAGTGACAAAATGTTCCCAGCCCTTGGCTTTGGTGCCAAGGTCCCCCCGGATGGGCACGTGTCCCACGAGTTCCCACTG AATGGGGATGCATCAAACCCGGCGTGCCATGGCATTGCGGGGGTGCTGGAGGCGTATCAGCGCAGCCTGCGCCATGTCCAGCTCTACGGCCCCACCAACTTTGCCCCTGTCGTCAACCATGTTGCCCG CTCGGCAGCCACGGTGCTGGATGGATCCCAGTACTTTGTCCTCCTCATCATCACCGATGGTGTCATCTCTGACATGGCCCAGACCAAGGAGGCCATTGTCAAT GCTGCCAAATTGCCCATGTCCATTATCATCGTGGGGGTTGGCCAGGCCGAGTTCGATG CCATGGTGGAGCTGGATGGGGATGACATCCGCATCTCTTCCCGTGGGAAAGTGGCTGAGCGTGATATTGTCCAG TTTGTTCCATTTCGTGACTACATGATGGGGGGTCCTGGCGCGGGGCTGagcatggcagggctggcacgaGAAGTCCTCGCTGAGATTCCCGACCAGCTCCTCTCTTATATGAAGGCACGGGGCATAAAACCA CCCCCCATTCCTCCCATGTCCCCTGAAACCCTCCCAGCCTGA